One segment of Amycolatopsis alba DSM 44262 DNA contains the following:
- a CDS encoding TetR/AcrR family transcriptional regulator translates to MTAPTGRRERKKAATRQKIAETALRLFLERGYDEVGIREVAAEADVAVTTLFSHFASKEALVFEQDADFEQGLTRAVTERAPDEPLIPALRRQVHAMVRHCTADGAAPIFRMIDESPALRDYEDSMRLRHAESLAAAIAADPDLSQSATACRTIARFVIDAYSLGREAADPEAAVDEIFRMIEAAWEAA, encoded by the coding sequence ATGACCGCGCCGACCGGGCGTCGCGAGCGCAAGAAGGCCGCGACCCGCCAGAAGATCGCCGAGACCGCTCTGCGGCTCTTCCTGGAACGCGGGTACGACGAGGTGGGCATCCGTGAGGTAGCCGCGGAGGCCGACGTCGCCGTGACCACGCTCTTCTCCCACTTCGCCTCGAAAGAGGCTTTGGTGTTCGAGCAGGACGCGGACTTCGAGCAAGGTCTCACGCGAGCGGTCACCGAAAGGGCTCCGGACGAGCCGCTCATCCCCGCGCTGCGGCGGCAGGTCCACGCGATGGTGCGGCACTGCACGGCGGACGGCGCGGCGCCGATCTTCCGCATGATCGACGAATCGCCCGCGCTGCGGGACTACGAGGACTCGATGCGGCTGCGTCACGCGGAGTCGCTGGCGGCGGCCATCGCCGCCGATCCCGATCTGTCGCAGTCCGCGACGGCCTGCCGCACGATCGCGAGATTCGTGATCGACGCCTATTCGCTGGGCCGTGAGGCGGCCGACCCTGAGGCCGCGGTGGACGAGATCTTCCGGATGATCGAGGCCGCCTGGGAAGCCGCCTGA
- a CDS encoding NADP-dependent oxidoreductase — protein sequence MKKVIFTEFGGPEVLQLVDAEAPHAGPGQVRIAVRAAGVNPVDWRIREGQVLGAHPTVLPSGVGIDAAGIVDEVGEGVTGVEVGDSVFGEGSSTYAEFAVLPAWARMPANLSFEEAAGYPSVVETALRLIREVDVRPGQTLLVSGASGGVGSAVLQIARERGITVIGTAGAANQDYLRGLGAVATTYGEGWVERVRRLGRVDAALDLAGSGVIGELVELTGDPGKVLSIADLGAPEFGVRFSGVAGSVPDALAEAVDLISRGKLHIPVEKSYSLTDAAAAHADSHAGHARGRRVIVV from the coding sequence ATGAAGAAAGTGATCTTTACCGAGTTCGGCGGTCCGGAAGTCCTGCAGCTGGTCGACGCCGAGGCCCCTCACGCGGGACCGGGTCAGGTGCGCATCGCGGTGCGGGCGGCGGGTGTGAACCCGGTCGACTGGCGGATCCGCGAGGGTCAGGTCCTGGGGGCTCATCCGACCGTGTTGCCGTCCGGGGTGGGCATCGACGCCGCCGGGATCGTGGACGAGGTCGGCGAAGGCGTCACCGGTGTCGAGGTCGGCGACTCCGTGTTCGGCGAGGGTTCGAGTACCTACGCCGAGTTCGCCGTCCTGCCGGCCTGGGCCAGGATGCCCGCGAACCTGTCGTTCGAAGAGGCCGCGGGATACCCCTCCGTGGTCGAGACGGCGCTGCGCCTCATCCGCGAGGTCGACGTGCGGCCTGGTCAGACGCTGCTGGTCAGCGGCGCGTCCGGCGGGGTCGGCTCGGCGGTCCTGCAGATCGCCCGCGAACGCGGCATCACCGTGATCGGCACGGCGGGCGCCGCGAACCAGGACTACCTGCGCGGCCTGGGTGCCGTCGCCACGACGTACGGCGAGGGCTGGGTGGAGCGGGTGCGGCGACTCGGCCGGGTCGACGCGGCCCTCGATTTGGCGGGTTCAGGCGTGATCGGCGAATTGGTCGAGCTGACCGGGGATCCGGGGAAGGTGCTCTCCATCGCCGATCTCGGCGCCCCCGAGTTCGGCGTCCGGTTCTCCGGCGTCGCCGGGAGTGTGCCGGACGCGCTGGCCGAGGCCGTCGACCTCATCTCGCGCGGCAAGCTGCATATCCCGGTGGAGAAGTCCTACTCGCTCACCGACGCCGCCGCGGCGCACGCCGACAGCCACGCCGGGCACGCCCGCGGACGGCGGGTCATCGTCGTCTGA
- a CDS encoding TetR/AcrR family transcriptional regulator, with the protein MTRLTRAEQQRRTHEHLLGAGRQVFLRRGFLAATVEEIAADAGYTRGAVYKHFGGKEGLWLAIIRADADGHLQGLREALARAATREEVIAALNPVDVADKDAAKWSAAAAEVLAATAQQPETATLVAAIQRRHDDEVVALLTEHTRRLRLEPALPLDQAVVMLGALGIGLALRQSVAPAADPAAILAHVLETMIPIKAT; encoded by the coding sequence ATGACCAGGCTGACACGGGCCGAGCAGCAGCGGCGCACCCACGAGCACCTGCTGGGCGCCGGGCGTCAGGTCTTCCTGCGGCGTGGTTTCCTGGCGGCGACGGTCGAGGAGATCGCGGCCGACGCCGGGTACACCCGCGGCGCCGTTTACAAGCACTTCGGTGGTAAGGAAGGGTTGTGGCTCGCGATCATCAGGGCCGACGCGGACGGTCATCTCCAGGGCCTGCGGGAAGCTCTCGCCCGTGCCGCCACCCGTGAAGAGGTGATCGCGGCGCTGAATCCCGTCGACGTGGCGGACAAGGACGCGGCGAAGTGGAGCGCGGCGGCCGCGGAAGTGCTCGCCGCGACCGCGCAGCAACCGGAAACCGCCACGCTGGTCGCCGCCATCCAGCGTCGTCACGACGACGAGGTGGTGGCCCTGCTCACCGAACACACCCGGCGCCTGCGTCTCGAACCCGCGCTGCCGCTGGATCAGGCCGTCGTCATGCTGGGCGCTCTGGGGATCGGGCTCGCCCTGCGGCAGAGCGTCGCCCCTGCGGCGGACCCGGCGGCCATCCTCGCTCACGTGCTGGAAACAATGATCCCGATCAAGGCAACGTAG
- the rraA gene encoding ribonuclease E activity regulator RraA, which produces MIDSFTTADLVDEHGDRLHVCDTQFRQFGGHRKFAGPIRTVSCHEDNGLVKKLLATPGEGGVLVVDGGGSLHSALTGDMIAKSAVDNGWAGVVVHGAVRDSAELAGLPLGVKALGTNPRKSSKAGVGAVDVPVGFGGVTFTPGDTLYSDDDGVVILPATTA; this is translated from the coding sequence GTGATCGATTCCTTCACCACCGCCGACCTCGTGGACGAACACGGCGACAGGCTGCACGTCTGCGACACCCAGTTCCGCCAGTTCGGCGGACACCGGAAGTTCGCGGGTCCGATCCGGACGGTCTCCTGTCACGAGGACAACGGCCTGGTCAAGAAGCTGCTGGCCACACCCGGCGAAGGCGGTGTCCTGGTGGTCGACGGCGGTGGCTCCCTGCATAGCGCGCTCACCGGCGACATGATCGCCAAATCCGCCGTCGACAACGGCTGGGCGGGCGTGGTCGTCCACGGCGCGGTACGCGACAGCGCCGAGCTCGCCGGACTCCCGCTCGGCGTGAAGGCGCTCGGCACCAACCCGCGCAAGAGTTCCAAGGCGGGCGTCGGCGCTGTCGACGTCCCGGTCGGTTTCGGGGGAGTGACCTTCACTCCCGGCGACACTCTTTACTCCGATGACGACGGAGTCGTGATCCTTCCCGCGACCACAGCCTGA
- a CDS encoding NAD(P)-dependent oxidoreductase: MKIAVVGAAGMTGSRVVTEAISRGHHVTAVFRRTPPDSRHPDVEIVRGDITDVGRMSEVFGGVDAVVGATRPAPGAEDTVAATAKALLDAAAGTRVLVVGGAGPLRSPSGGLVIDDPVFVPLSWRTIASASTTQLQVCEAHDGDWVYLSPPAMLEPGIRTGTYRRGTTTILTAEDGSSRISAEDLAVAIVDELENPGGDRHFTVGY, from the coding sequence ATGAAGATCGCCGTCGTCGGAGCAGCGGGCATGACCGGCTCCCGTGTCGTCACCGAAGCCATCTCCCGCGGGCACCACGTCACCGCTGTCTTCCGCCGCACACCGCCGGACTCGCGGCATCCGGACGTCGAGATCGTCCGCGGCGACATCACCGATGTCGGCCGCATGAGCGAAGTCTTCGGGGGAGTCGACGCCGTCGTGGGCGCGACAAGACCGGCTCCGGGCGCGGAGGACACCGTCGCCGCGACCGCCAAAGCCCTGCTTGACGCCGCGGCGGGCACCCGTGTCCTGGTCGTCGGTGGCGCCGGACCGTTGCGCTCGCCGTCCGGGGGGCTGGTCATCGACGACCCGGTGTTCGTCCCGCTGTCGTGGCGGACGATCGCCTCGGCCAGCACGACACAGCTCCAAGTCTGCGAGGCGCACGACGGCGACTGGGTGTACCTCAGCCCGCCCGCCATGCTTGAGCCCGGAATCCGGACCGGCACCTACCGGCGGGGGACGACGACCATCCTCACCGCGGAGGACGGATCGTCCCGGATCTCGGCGGAGGATCTCGCCGTCGCCATCGTGGACGAACTCGAGAATCCCGGCGGAGACCGGCATTTCACCGTCGGATACTGA
- a CDS encoding class I SAM-dependent methyltransferase translates to MTRTVRWNRYWDGKSRNYDREMQFLDRKLFGDSRAWACGQADGDVLEVAVGTGLNLPLYPEGVMLTGIDLSDGMLAIARARAERLGHPVTLRRADAHDLPFEAGSFDTVVCTLGLCAIPDDGKALREMTRVLRPGGRLVLLDHVASSSRVVRGLQWLAEKVTVPMAGEHFLRRPLDKIGGLGLTVEHRERFKLGLVERLVARK, encoded by the coding sequence ATGACCCGCACCGTGCGCTGGAATCGTTACTGGGACGGTAAATCCCGGAACTACGACCGGGAGATGCAGTTTCTCGACCGGAAGCTGTTCGGCGATTCGCGGGCGTGGGCGTGCGGCCAGGCCGACGGCGATGTCCTCGAAGTCGCCGTCGGGACCGGCCTGAACCTGCCGCTCTATCCCGAAGGTGTCATGCTCACCGGCATCGATCTCAGTGACGGCATGCTCGCCATCGCCCGCGCCCGCGCCGAACGTCTCGGTCATCCGGTGACACTGCGGCGGGCCGACGCCCACGACCTACCCTTCGAGGCCGGTTCGTTCGACACCGTGGTCTGCACCCTCGGGCTCTGCGCCATCCCCGACGACGGCAAGGCGTTGCGGGAAATGACGCGGGTCCTCCGGCCCGGCGGGCGGCTCGTTCTTCTCGACCACGTCGCCAGTTCGTCGCGCGTTGTCCGAGGCCTGCAATGGCTCGCCGAGAAGGTCACCGTGCCGATGGCGGGTGAACACTTTCTCCGGCGCCCGCTCGACAAGATCGGCGGCCTCGGCCTGACCGTGGAACACCGGGAGCGGTTCAAACTCGGTCTGGTGGAACGGCTCGTCGCCCGGAAGTGA
- a CDS encoding cation transporter produces the protein MSMESTSCVDGCCTAKSTLDPDRRAVLSRRVRLLVAATITYNVIEAVVAISAGTIASSTALIGFGLDSVIEVASATAVAWQFAGKDPEARERTALKVIAVSFFALAAYVTVESIRTLFGADPAGHSTVGIVLAAVSLLVMPFLSHAQRRAGRELGSASAVADSKQTLLCTYLSGVLLVGLLLNSLLGWYWADPLVALVIAAVAIKEGREAWRGEHCC, from the coding sequence ATGAGCATGGAAAGCACTTCCTGTGTGGACGGCTGCTGCACCGCGAAGTCCACGCTGGACCCGGATCGCCGGGCCGTACTGTCGCGCCGGGTCCGGCTCCTGGTCGCCGCGACGATCACCTACAACGTCATCGAGGCGGTCGTCGCGATCTCCGCGGGCACCATCGCCTCCTCGACCGCACTGATCGGCTTCGGCCTGGACTCGGTCATCGAAGTCGCGTCCGCCACGGCCGTCGCCTGGCAGTTCGCCGGTAAAGATCCCGAAGCCCGCGAGCGCACCGCACTCAAGGTCATCGCGGTGTCGTTCTTCGCGCTGGCCGCCTATGTCACCGTCGAATCGATACGCACCCTGTTCGGCGCCGATCCCGCCGGACATTCCACCGTCGGCATCGTGCTGGCGGCGGTCTCGCTGCTCGTGATGCCCTTCCTCTCCCACGCCCAGCGTCGCGCCGGCCGGGAACTCGGCTCCGCGAGCGCGGTCGCCGACTCGAAGCAGACCTTGCTCTGCACCTATCTTTCCGGCGTGCTGCTGGTCGGGTTGCTGCTCAACAGTCTCCTCGGCTGGTACTGGGCGGATCCGCTGGTCGCCCTCGTCATCGCCGCCGTCGCGATCAAGGAAGGCCGCGAGGCCTGGCGCGGCGAGCACTGCTGCTGA